Genomic window (Arthrobacter sp. StoSoilA2):
TCCGGCGTCGTCCACTTTCACTTCCTCATACAGCACCGCACCAAGTGCCTGCGCGATGCCGCCTTCGATCTGCCCACGGCACTGACGAGGGTTCACCACAACGCCGGCATCTGCGGCTTGCACGCTCTGCAGGATCCGCAGCTCACCCGTTCCCGTATTAACGGCAACCCGGAAACCGTGGACATTGAAGGCCACTGACCGCGGCGTTCCTCCCCAGTTGCCATCCGTGGCGAGGCGAACGCCTTGCAGACGGGCGGCGTCGAAAATTTCCGTGAGCGGAACAACACGGTCACCGCACTCGACAGCCCCGTCCACCAAGCGGCAATCCGCTAATGCAGCCCCTGTCAGCGAAGCCGCGACGGTCTGGATCCTCCTGGCGAGTTCAAGGGCCGCACCGAGCGTCGCCTTGCCGGCCACCACCGTCCCGGCCGAACCAAATGCGCCGGTATCGTGCTCCACGAGGTCCGTATCGGACTGCCGGACGGTAATTTTTGAGGCGGCCGTTGCCAACGCAGTCGCAGCCAGTTGCGCATGGACGGTCGTGGTGCCGTTCCCGAACTCTGCAGTACCGACGTCGACGGCGAACCTTCCGTCCGCTTCCAAGCTCACCCTCGTGTGGGCGAAGTGGCCGCGCGGCGGGACGGTATCGATCATGGACAGGGCCGCACCTTCGCCGATGACCCAGTCCGGACCGAAGTCGTCGAGTCCGGCGGCCCGGTAACGCTCCTTGCCACGGTCCAGGGCGTCCCGGACCAAGGCCACGCACTGGTCCAGACCGTAACTACCGTAGTGGACGTCTTCCTCGGGCTCGGGCGTGGTGGACAACATGTGATCGCCGGGCCGGACCATGTTCTTAAGCCGGAACTCCAAGGGGTCCATGCCGATTCCGATCGCAAGCTCGTCAATTGCCGACTCGATCGCGAAAATCATCTGGCTCAACCCATACCCCCGGAAGGCACCGGCGGGAACGGTGTTGGTGTAGACGGCCTGCGCATCCACTTTCTTGTTCACGCACTTGTAGACCGCCAGCGATTCGCCACAGCCGTGGAACATCACGCCGGGCGCATGGTTTCCGTAAGCGCCGGTGTTGGTGATGACGTCCAATTGAAGGGCGGTCAGGTATCCGTCCCGGCTGGCTCCAGCTTTGAGATTAATGGTGAAGGGGTGCCTTGTGGTGGCGGCCATGAACTGCTCAGTCCGGGTGAACTCCACCTGGACCGGCCTACGCAAAGCCAGTGCCGCGAGGGCCACAAGGTCCTCGGTGAGGACCTCCTGTTTCCCGCCAAAACCTCCGCCAACACGGCCGGCCACCACGCGGACCGTCTCCTCCGGCAGGTTAAACAAGCGCATCAAGGTGCGCTTCACAAGGAACGGAACCTGCGTGGAGGAACGGACAACCAGTCTGCCTTCCTCATCCAGCCAGGCAATGGACGCGTGCGTTTCCATCGCAACGTGCTGAACCCTTTGCGTCTTGTACGTGTGCTCATGGATGAAGTCGGCTGCCGCGAAGCCATCGTCCACGCTGCCCAGCTCGGCATGGACTTCGGCCACCACGTTCTCCAGTGGCCGGGAGATTCTGGAGTAGGCCCCGTCCTTGTCGCCATGGATTGCCGGGGCACCGGGAAGAATTGCCTCTTGGGGCGTAAACACTGGCTCCAGAAGCTCGTACTCCACAACAAGCGCCCGGGTTCCGGCCTCGGCAGCACCAACGGACTCCGCCACGACAGCGGCAACGCGCTGCCCGATGAACCGCACTACGTTGTCCAGCACGCGGGTGTCATCGGGATCGTCAGTGAAGTGTTCGTGCTGGGCAGTGGAGAACAACTGCGCCGGCGCGTCTTCGTGTGTGAACACGGCGACGACGCCAGGAACAGCCAGTGCAGCGGTCTTGTCAATGGATACGATCCGGGCGTGTGGATGCGGCGAACGGAGAAGCTTGAGGTGCAGTAATCCGCGCAGCTGCTCGGCCGGGACATCCAGGGTGTACCGGGCAGTTCCGGTCACCACGGCTTGACCGGCGGGTGCTGGCACATTGTCCCCGAGCTGGCCGGGCGTGGCTTCCACAGCGGCAGGATGACCGGCGCCAGGCGATTGTGCCCCGGAAACGTCAGCTCCGGCGTCGTGCGCGTGCCCGCCGCCATGACCGCACACAGCGTCAGCGATGGAACGGTAGCCGGTGCAGCGGCACAGATTGCCTTTGAGGTTGCGGGGCAGGTTGGCACGTTGCTCGTCGTCGAAAGTTGCTGCCGTCATGACCATGCCAGCGGTGCAGAAACCGCATTGGAAACCCTGCGCTTCAAGGAACTGCTCCTGCACCGGGTGAAGGTTTTGGCCTGTGGAGAGGCCCTCGATCGTGGTGACCGCTTTGCCATCGGCGCGAACAGCCGGGTAGATGCAGCTGTGGACGGGGGTGCCATCGACGTGCACAGTGCAGGCGCCGCAGTCACCGCCGTCGCAGCCCTTCTTAACGCCGAAGTTTCCCTGCTCCCGTAGGAAAGTGCGCAGGCATTGGCCGGGG
Coding sequences:
- a CDS encoding molybdopterin cofactor-binding domain-containing protein, which produces MAIEINGAASQATPRPGQCLRTFLREQGNFGVKKGCDGGDCGACTVHVDGTPVHSCIYPAVRADGKAVTTIEGLSTGQNLHPVQEQFLEAQGFQCGFCTAGMVMTAATFDDEQRANLPRNLKGNLCRCTGYRSIADAVCGHGGGHAHDAGADVSGAQSPGAGHPAAVEATPGQLGDNVPAPAGQAVVTGTARYTLDVPAEQLRGLLHLKLLRSPHPHARIVSIDKTAALAVPGVVAVFTHEDAPAQLFSTAQHEHFTDDPDDTRVLDNVVRFIGQRVAAVVAESVGAAEAGTRALVVEYELLEPVFTPQEAILPGAPAIHGDKDGAYSRISRPLENVVAEVHAELGSVDDGFAAADFIHEHTYKTQRVQHVAMETHASIAWLDEEGRLVVRSSTQVPFLVKRTLMRLFNLPEETVRVVAGRVGGGFGGKQEVLTEDLVALAALALRRPVQVEFTRTEQFMAATTRHPFTINLKAGASRDGYLTALQLDVITNTGAYGNHAPGVMFHGCGESLAVYKCVNKKVDAQAVYTNTVPAGAFRGYGLSQMIFAIESAIDELAIGIGMDPLEFRLKNMVRPGDHMLSTTPEPEEDVHYGSYGLDQCVALVRDALDRGKERYRAAGLDDFGPDWVIGEGAALSMIDTVPPRGHFAHTRVSLEADGRFAVDVGTAEFGNGTTTVHAQLAATALATAASKITVRQSDTDLVEHDTGAFGSAGTVVAGKATLGAALELARRIQTVAASLTGAALADCRLVDGAVECGDRVVPLTEIFDAARLQGVRLATDGNWGGTPRSVAFNVHGFRVAVNTGTGELRILQSVQAADAGVVVNPRQCRGQIEGGIAQALGAVLYEEVKVDDAGHVTTDILRQYHIPSFADVPRSEVYFATTNDTTGPLGAKSMSESPFNPVAPALANAIRNATGVRFGELPIARDKIYLALRDRTLIPN